The Salvelinus fontinalis isolate EN_2023a chromosome 36, ASM2944872v1, whole genome shotgun sequence genome window below encodes:
- the LOC129835415 gene encoding calcium-binding protein 2-like, whose protein sequence is MSKTPSTTSAASVTSATSAASVTSATSAASTDSKGGKSSQKSSASGSESAPKKVSKKEQKRQDMEKIHTTLLCSVFGAERELAQAELDELDFAFKEFDYDCDGYLNYKDVAECMRTMGYMPTEMELLEIVQQIKMRMGGLMDFDDFCELMGPRIMGETVDMLGLKELRSAFSQFDQDCDGKISQDEMKEAVKCFLGEKLKKGELEDILKEIDINGDGSIDFDEFVMILSIR, encoded by the exons ATGTCTAAGACCCCATCCACCACGTCTGCAGCCTCTGTAACCTCGGCAACGTCTGCAGCCTCTGTAACCTCGGCAACGTCTGCAGCCTCTACAGACAG CAAAGGTGGTAAATCCTCCCAGAAGTCCTCGGCCTCGGGTTCGGAGTCGGCTCCCAAGAAGGTGTCTAAGAAAGAGCAGAAGAGACAGGACATGGAGAAGATACACACCACCCTGCTCTGCAGCGTGTTTGGAgcg gagagagagttagctcaAGCTGAGTTGGATG AGCTGGACTTTGCCTTCAAGGAGTTTGACTACGACTGCGACGGCTACCTGAACTACAAGGACGTGGCAGAGTGCATGAGGACCATGGGCTACATGCCCACTGAGATGGAGCTTCTGGAAATAGTACAACAGATTAAGATGAGGA TGGGCGGTCTGATGGACTTTGATGACTTCTGTGAGCTAATGGGTCCCAGGATAATGGGGGAGACTGTTGACATGCTGGGGCTGAAAGAGCTCAGATCAGCCTTCTCTCAG ttTGACCAAGACTGTGATGGGAAAATCAGTCAGGATGAGATGAAGGAAGCGGTGAAGTGTTTTCTGGGGGAGAAACTAAAGAAAGGAGAGCTGGAAGATATCCTCAAGGAGATTGACATCAACGGAGATGGAAGCATCGACTTTGACG AGTTCGTCATGATTCTGTCCATTCGATAA
- the LOC129835416 gene encoding SH3 domain and tetratricopeptide repeat-containing protein 1-like — MSTAEQKVEPVAVVNRKDTNTRHYRRELSAEDHNHDPVKKGTRSRKMERFSSRGAGTSEDGFPTALPMLLAMVEGPDKLPADEGSQEVLRGKLRLLEADSMEVNALFMELSARLVSINCEENAIFVKFKTFEEIWRFTTYYTMGFLGQCMENLLLDQDFWLSSLDQEYFAIEISIQEETLNLMYKGILMQEGSLFASCSSTQMFDSSTSGRDLYLEQGDIALFEPPFLGSGWTVLSLGDGARGTKPKPALEPVIPFHQWFLKSCAENILVGSGKPACDFPCQFATGSCVATVEYDAGGPDELSLEQGDRIIIVGLLVSCFEWFTGRLERTGEVGLVMTTVVRPADSLCEASDIFLEKEERLFFNLKEDQIKEETIALLKKINQNDVGHVYKLDLIAQPDSPNEPTQRRDGSQGNMDTHQQAELRRKIEEILLKGKMKSKVPHATVTTNGTLEDHSETSKTTLPSGPHFTIQPVEEGTTTNQEKFLPLLSFLGGSNYKPEFGALYGQTPERLLATFTGHLDDVDKLVAYLGVARETARKKRLHWSQSRLCFLLGKLCAGRSKFSQARVYFEEALSVPRDGFTDMLMLASIYANLAVIYLMQKNTEKYLALSERIAALLMGIPYCVSTVEKDSEVLKFILKKAVLSHNKMAEARACFLLAKLHWRRGEAADTVPFLERLLVLLAEPPGVRSVAPSHGYLSLGRLYSQLSLPHLCVSSARRATMHPSARLADCLNGMGLVLENTDRLYGIRKQDVAIPAQVAPYLSRSLSFTGRLDGVGGTGDHTLSQALTLCLSQLFQVHGMLGHAVRSMHTLIDHHRAPSSSLGTTSIPERNIALVWLAWLHICNSQPEVSLDVLDSVLASMPEHCTTPQEGLVHNMRGVALRSMGDLRRAAESYQMAIDVCEEFEDRANWAVAEANLGLLCLKAGAKRLAEQHLTEAVEMLSALEGQEHEVNFTTVLLELGQYYVNQRHLDRGKIYYEWALLMAIKSNHSDSQMSVTRRLCHLYRAVCPDEAQCIIYSEHQLALLVTRGDRRQEGEVLETISQLYLSLGTERARRSALDYTKRSLGIFIDLGRREKEAYAWLQAGKIYHLLGQTELVDLYLQVAQDVGVSTGDTHFILQLLEAAGDVFFNSSTEREKAVCFYEDRALPIAVKTSSTEVRLRLSNKLVELLLQMKLYGEAVEYAQTALDISVKLGNRLNERVAFHRLATLYHCLGQFELAEHYYLKALSLCPTPLEFDEETLYYVRVYRTLGDIIFYDLKDPYDAAGYYHLALAAAMDIGNKKSQLQLCTRLATIYHNFLVDRELSLFFYQKARAFASDLNVRRINLSPDQIFSSMSQYKTNRVNIQEPRNKSPSNGHLGLKLVRRGEKL; from the exons ATGTCAACCGCGGAACAAAAGGTGGAACCCGTGGCGGTGGTTAACCGTAAGGACACTAACACGCGCCATTACCGGAGAGAGCTCTCAGCAGAAGACCACAACCATGATCCGGTAAAAAAGGGGACCAGAAGTAGAAAAATGG AGCGCTTCAGCTCCAGAGGAGCAGGCACATCCGAAGACGGCTTCCCAACAG CGCTGCCCATGCTGTTGGCCATGGTGGAGGGGCCGGACAAGCTTCCTGCAGACGAGGGGTCACAGGAAGTGCTGCGGGGAAAACTCCGCCTCCTGGAGGCCGACAGCATGGAGGTCAACGCTCTCTTCATG GAACTATCAGCTCGGCTTGTTTCCATCAACTGTGAAGAAAACGCCATATTTGTCAAATTCAAAACATTTGAAGAGATATGGAGGTTCACCACGTATTACACAATGG GCTTTCTGGGCCAGTGCATGGAGAACCTGCTGTTGGACCAGGACTTCTGGTTGAGTTCTCTGGACCAGGAGTACTTTGCAATAGAGATCTCTATCCAAGAAGAGACTCTCAACCTCATGTACAAAGGCATCCTCATGCAAGAGG GTTCCTTGTTCGCCAGCTGCAGCTCCACCCAGATGTTCGACAGCTCCACCTCTGGTAGAGACCTCTACCTGGAGCAGGGGGACATCGCCCTGTTTGAGCCCCCGTTCCTGGGCTCGGGGTGGACCGTACTCTCCCTGGGGGATGGAGCCCGGGGGACCAAACCCAAACCAGCCCTGGAGCCCGTCATTCCCTTCCACCA ATGGTTCCTCAAATCATGTGCGGAGAACATCTTAGTTGGCAGTGGCAAGCCAGCATGTGATTTCCCCTGCCAGTTTG cCACTGGCTCCTGCGTGGCCACTGTTGAGTATGACGCCGGTGGGCCAGACGAGCTAAGCCTGGAGCAGGGTGATCGCATCATCATTGTGGGCCTGTTGGTGTCGTGCTTCGAGTGGTTCactggcagactggagaggacaggagaagtgGGATTGGTGATGACAACAGTGGTCAGACCGGCCGATAGCCTTTGTGA GGCGTCTGACATTTTcctagagaaagaagagaggttGTTTTTCAACCTGAAAGAAGATCAGATTAAAGAGGAGACAATCGCCTTGCTGAAAAAAATCAACCAGAATGATGTTGGACACGTCTACAAACTTG ATCTGATTGCTCAACCGGATTCTCCAAATGAACCAACTCAAAGGAGGG ATGGTTCCCAAGGCAACATGGACACTCACCAACAAGCAGAACTGAGGAGGAAGATTGAAGAGATTCTGCTAAAAGGGAAGATGAAATCGAAGGTGCCTCATGCAACTGTGACGACAAACGGAACTCTGGAGGACCACAGTGAGACCTctaagactacattacccagtgGGCCTCACTTCACCATCCAACCAGTTGAGGAAGGCACTACCACCAACCAGGAGAAATTCCTTCCTCTTCTATCCTTCCTGGGTGGCAGCAACTACAAGCCAGAGTTTGGCGCCCTCTATGGCCAAACTCCGGAACGGCTCCTCGCCACTTTCACTGGCCACTTGGACGACGTTGACAAATTGGTGGCGTATCTAGGTGTTGCCAGGGAAACTGCCAGGAAGAAGCGTCTCCATTGGTCCCAGAGCCGCCTCTGTTTCCTTTTGGGAAAACTCTGTGCAGGACGATCAAAATTTTCCCAGGCTCGAGTCTACTTCGAGGAGGCCCTTAGCGTCCCTCGAGACGGCTTCACGGacatgctaatgctagctagcatctACGCTAATTTAGCGGTGATCTATCTCATGCAGAAAAATACAGAAAAATACTTGGCTCTGTCGGAGCGGATCGCTGCGCTGCTAATGGGCATCCCTTACTGCGTCTCGACAGTGGAGAAAGACTCAGAAGTTCTGAAGTTTATCCTGAAGAAGGCGGTGCTTAGTCACAACAAGATGGCAGAAGCCAGAGCATGCTTCCTTTTGGCCAAGCTCCACTGGAGGCGAGGTGAGGCGGCGGACACCGTTCCCTTCCTGGAGAGGCTTCTGGTTCTCTTGGCGGAGCCCCCTGGTGTCCGGAGCGTTGCACCCAGCCATGGCTACCTCAGCCTGGGGAGGCTGTACAGCCAgctctccctcccccacctctgtgtcagcTCGGCCAGGAGAGCCACGATGCATCCATCTGCTAGGCTAGCCGATTGTCTGAATGGAATGGGGCTGGTTCTGGAGAACACAGACAGACTCTATGGGATCCGGAAGCAGGACGTTGCCATTCCGGCTCAAGTGGCTCCATATCTCAGCCGGTCGCTCTCCTTCACTGGGCGATTAGATGGAGTCGGTGGCACTGGTGACCACACTCTAAGCCAGGCTCTAACACTCTGCCTATCCCAGCTGTTTCAGGTACATGGGATGCTAGGTCACGCTGTACGCTCCATGCACACTCTCATAGACCATCATCGTGCGCCGTCATCATCATTGGGCACCACTAGCATTCCTGAACGAAACATCGCCCTTGTGTGGCTAGCATGGCTCCACATCTGTAACAGCCAACCAGAGGTATCTCTAGACGTCCTCGACTCAGTGCTGGCCTCCATGCCAGAACATTGCACTACCCCACAGGAAG GACTGGTCCACAACATGAGGGGTGTAGCCTTGCGAAGCATGGGGGACCTGAGGAGGGCAGCAGAGAGCTACCAGATGGCCATTGATGTGTGTGAGGAGTTTGAGGACAGGGCTAACTGGGCAGTAGCAGAAGCTAACCTGGGGTTATTGTGTCTGAAGGCTGGGGCTAAG AGGTTAGCGGAGCAGCATCTAACAGAAGCTGTTGAGATGTTGTCAGCGCTGGAGGGACAAGAACACGAG GTGAACTTTACCACAGTGCTGTTGGAGCTGGGACAGTACTATGTGAACCAGAGACACCTGGACAGAGGAAAGATCTACTATGAATGGGCTCTACTCATGGCTATCAAGTCAAACCACTCAGACA GTCAGATGAGCGTGACGCGACGCTTGTGCCACCTTTACAGAGCAGTGTGTCCGGATGAGGCCCAGTGCATCATCTACAGCGAACATCAGCTGGCCCTGCTGGTGACCcggggagacaggagacaggagggggagGTGTTGGAGACCATCAGCCAGCTATACCTTAGTCTGGGGAcagagag GGCTAGGCGGTCTGCTCTAGACTACACCAAGCGTAGCCTGGGTATCTTCATAGACCTGGGCCGGAGGGAGAAGGAGGCTTACGCCTGGTTACAGGCTGGGAAGATATACCACCTGCTGGGCCAGACTGAACTGGTGGACCTTTATTTACAG GTGGCCCAAGATGTGGGTGTGAGTACGGGAGACACACACTTCATCCTACAGCTGCTGGAGGCAGCAGGGGACGTCTTCTTCAACAGCTcaacggagagagagaaggctgtcTGCTTCTATGAG gaccGTGCCCTGCCCATCGCGGTGAAAACCAGCAGTACTGAGGTCAGACTGAGACTGTCTAACAAGCTGGTGGAGCTGCTGCTGCAGATGAAGCTGTATGGAGAGGCTGTTGAGTACGCCCAGACCGCCCTGGACATCAGTGTTAAATTGG GAAACCGTCTGAACGAGCGCGTGGCCTTCCACCGCCTGGCTACTCTGTACCACTGTCTGGGTCAGTTTGAGCTGGCTGAACACTACTACCTGAAggccctctccctctgccccacGCCCCTGGAGTTTGATGAGGAAACCCTGTACTATGTCAGGGTGTATCGGACGCTGGGGGACATTATATTCTATGACCTGAAG GACCCGTATGACGCCGCAGGGTACTACCACCTAGCACTTGCTGCAGCCATGGACATCGGCAACAAGAAGTCCCAACTCCAGCTCTGCACCCGATTGGCTACCATCTACCACAACTTCCTGGTTGATCGGGAACTGTCCCTCTTCTTCTACCAGAAAGCACGAGCGTTCGCCTCCGACCTCAATGTACGACGCATCAACCTCTCGCCAGACCAGATCTTCagcagtatgtcacagtacaagACGAACAGGGTAAACATCCAGGAACCAAGAAATAAGTCCCCGTCAAACGGCCATCTTGGTTTGAAGTTAGTGAGAAGAGGGGAGAAATTATAG